The following nucleotide sequence is from Coffea eugenioides isolate CCC68of chromosome 10, Ceug_1.0, whole genome shotgun sequence.
CTTTAGGAAGCTATAATCCAGTTTCAGACAGCGTTTTAAGGCTACCGCGTATACCCTTTTGGCATAGTCCAATTTATTTATCATGCTTTTAGCAGTTTGTCTTTTCCTGGGCCAATTTATTTTTCAAGCTTTTAGCAGTTTGTTTTTTTCCTGGAAAAAAGTTATGGACAGCATTATGTTGTGTGCCATCTATGACAGACTTAAAATGTCAaggcattttttcttttcagcaACAAGATTATGTTTCTCTGTCCAATTCTTATGCATGCAGGGATTCCCGTGTTCGTAAATTTTCCTTTATACTGCTGATGGTTACTATCTGGATTTGCTCACATCAAATGTTCCTTATATGTAATACTTATATGTTCGTAAATTATACATTTCTTGCATTTCAGGTGGCAGCATATGATACTGTAGAGAGACGGATGGCCTTTTTTGACCCATCACGTGCTAAAGATTTTCTTTTCATCTCTGGAACCAAGGTGAACATTAACAGTGTGTTACGCTGCTTTTTCACAGGAGCAACTTGAAAAAAACAGCATAACTCTCTTAGCCGATTAgtttttgaaattgattaatttctgaAACTTGATTTAATGTACAATTTGACAGATGCGGGCTTATGCCAGAAACGGAGAGAATCCTCCTGATGGATTCATGTGTCCTGGAGGGTGGGAGGTCTTGGTCAAGTACTACAAGAGCCTCCAAGCTCAGGAGGCTGATGAAAAGCCGACAGTGCTGTCtgcttaaattagttttattgGAAATAGTAGCAACGCGTGGTAACATTGAAGTTTTCTGGATGACCATTCAAACCTAGAGGCAGTATCCAATTGCGGATTGAAAACGAAGATTGAGCAATTTATACATCAGTGGCTTGCGCTCCTTTTCTTTGGAGTTTGACATCAGCTAATGTTTAGTTATTTCCTTTAGTTGGCCTAAAATGCAGGGATTTATGTctattgttaattgatttgatataaAGGAGTTTTAGCTAATTGCTCTCTCTCCTTTTAATGGAGATGCTGTGTAGTATTTCACTAGTTAATGATAAAGCTTAGCATCGGATCGACACAGGGGCTGTGCGAGGTACTGTTCGTAAGCTCCTTCGAgcatcaaaagagaaaaaagaaaagtgttaaGTAAGAGTCGAGTCCAAGTGATGACAATCAATTCTTCCACCTGTTTTGACTTCATCACTTTAGACAGGCTTTCACGCTGTTGGAGATTGGTAGTGTAAGTTGCTATGACAAATTAAAAATGGCTTTGTTTCCAACCTTTACAGATTCTTGCTGCTGCATTTTGCTGTATCTGCAGTTGAAAATTTGGAGGTTCTTTAAATTGGCACGGTTTTTGCAACTGTGACAAAAGGTGCATCTGATGATGCAATGCTAGAACTAAGTGCCTGAGCAGTGATTTTCGatttgaaaggctattgtgTTACATGGGCTGGACTGCGACTCTGGTGTGGCATGGCATCTACTCAGGGGTACCATTCATTATATCAAAGATCCAGGAGTCGTGGCTGATAGAACGATGGAATcccaaaagataaaaaaagatACGAGTAGAAATTTCAATCCGGTTGAAACTGTAACTCTGCATTGCATGCGAGTTGTAAGTGCACTATTTTGTAATGAAATAAGTGCAAGTTAGTTAGGAGTTGGGACTTTGAAATGAGTTCTACTTATAAAAAAGGAATAggcgaaaaaaaaaacacattggTCCTGATAGATCTCAGGACACAGTAGTAAGCTGGATTCGGGGGTGGTGTCTCCAGGACATGCTAGGCAAAGAAACGTACAACAGCTGATGAGATTGAGATTGATGGGGAAAAACTATGCAGGAGTTGGATGACAGAGTAACTTTACATGGATTTGATTTGATGGCCACATGGAGCGTGATTTCCAGTACTGTTAAACCACAATCTTCCGAATTAACCAGTGCAAAATGTAAAATGAGAATCATTTCAGATTACTGGCCATGATTTTTGCCTATAACTTTCTCAAATTATTTCCTCAAGTGTTCAGGTATTCGTATTTCTAAGTTGCCATCGCTTCTTGATCTTCTAAGCACTTGATATGGAGATGGGTAGCATTCTAGCCTTTCACCTGCCCCCAGACGTTCGGAACAATTCTCCTTTCTTTCCCTCTTCCTTCCCAAACCTTAGTATTATTGCTCCAACCATGCTGCCCAAGGACATCCCGTCATTCGTTTGTGTGCAGGAGCTCCGGATCAAGCTTTCATGGGCAATCCGGCGGCGCCTGCTCACAATCCAATAATTGGTGTTAATCTGGGCCCAAATAAATTGTTCATCAAGCATAGCCTAAGTAACTATTTCCTCAGTCCCATCTCATTTCATTGAAGTGTCATATTTGAGATGTGTCAAAATATTGGTGTTCGGAGAAAAATTAGAGCGCTTTTTAATATGTCCTTTCAATatagtttctttcttttaatcATATATTTATGttgtcatttaattttaaaatttgaatttgtaaagataaaattgaaaaaaattatataaatattataatcaAATTACTCTTTTTAAAAAGTTAAATTGAATTCTTGAAACACGGAAAATAAATTGAGACTGAGAGAGTATATAATTTCAATAAGACTGACAAGACAGATTGATGAATTCTTGGTCGTTTGCAAGTACTTCTAAACCATCATGGAGTCTGGAGACATGGACAACAACTCACGAGACTGTAcccacaaaaacaaaaaaagaaaagaaaagctcacGAGATTGGTTAAAGAGATGACAAACCTTATAGTTTCACATGATCAAATTCTTATCCTGTACTCTAAAATTACACAGACCTGGACTATGATAGATCTATGCATCAAAAGTCTTACTCCTACATACTCTTACAAAATTTTGTACTACCATTGAAAAAATGTGCAGAGTTCCACGAAAGCATAATCCGCCATGCAGTGGCTCTATCTGCATGAGAAATTTTCCCATTTCTGTATGGCGATGAAATTGGAGAGTTGGCATGTACGAAAGAACTATGATTATGATTGGTTTCTCACACATCATTAAACACTAGGCACGCAAAATGTTTGTTCTTTGTGACCCAAGCAACAAATAATCCACCCTGGACTTGGACCCCTTGATTATTAGTGtggtttcttctttcttctatAGCGAGCTCTGCACCTTTAAGGTCAGACAGTTGAGCCCAGGTCCTAAATCAATTGATATAGTAAGTAGTGTTCATTTTACACATTTGACATTTCTGCAGTACATGTGAGAAGCTGATCATGATTGATCAAAGCATATGGCTCAGGTACGTCCGTAAGTCCTTATGGTGGTGTTCATGATTCCCAAAAAACCAGAGTGAGCTGTACTGGGGCCATTGCCCATTGGTgtttcatcttttctttttaacgTCCGTCTGTTTCATGTTAATCATGTCATGCTCATTGTTTAATATGATTCGAGCTTCCATCGCATCATTTTCATCTTTGGCTTGACATAAACGGATTTTCGATAAAGCTGATAAAAGAATGGCTTTTTAGAGGCGAAGATCTTTTCTTAGACGTTGATAATCTCATCTGATAGGTGTCCGGCAATGCACTAACATGTAAAACTTGGTGTAATAACACTTTTCCCTGTGTTAGAAAAAGGCATCTATAAAGCCATAATTTGGAACAGATATTCTTCATAACCTAATTCCACGTTCGTCCTCTCCTTCGGTGAACAAATTAGATGTGCTTAATTAAGTTGTTCATCGCGGTGCATGAGTGCTAATACATTTCGAGAAACATAGAACAGTTGTTTTTGGCTGTGTTTCTTGGTTTGACCCTTTTGCGGTTAATCCATATTAGCAATCTTAACCAACTTCAGCCTGTTAGTATAACAATAAGGTAATCAAGTGCATGTGATAACCTTTTGGAGCAAGCATTATTAATGCATTGCGTGATGAATGATCAATTcgcagcaaaaaaaaaaaaaaaaaggaaggcagAATGGTTGCCTTTACTAGTTCGTGTGGACTGCTAAtttcatttctcatattttcttaGTTCATTGGGAGGGAGAGAAGAGTGGAGGGTGTGGCATTGGCGTATTGGGTATAGGGGTGCtgtcgagctcgagtagtgcATTGGGAGGGAGAGAAGAGTGGAGGATGTGGCATTGGCGTATTGGGTATAGGGGTGctgtcgagtcgagtcgagctcgagcagTGCACtattcgagctcgactcgaggcAAAATAactaagctcgagctcgagctcgatctcGATATCAATTTATGgaactcgagctcgatctcGATATCAATTTAtggaactcgagctcgagtttaattaaatgtaattaattcaaatcaaattcaattgcGCTTATTCGAGCTCAATCAAGTCTAATCAagatcaagtaataaaaattaatattttatagcTCGAGCTTGGTCAactgagctcgagctcgagctgctGACCAAGTAGCTCGCGAGCTCGAGCCGAACTACTTGGTTCAGCTCCAGCTCTAATTGGGTACAAACTGACGAGAGAATTAAAATTTTGGGGATGAATGAGATGGATGAGTAGGTGTAGGCACAGATACCAAAACAGGTCCTTACAATGTTGTCTTTAGAGGAGAAATGGGGGCAAAAGTAACATGGCCATCATGTGCTCAATAGTTAACAGAGGTCACTTTGTAGTTCTACTTCTGTTCCACCTTTTGGAATTGGCTTTTGCCTATTTGCTTTATTGTTAGGCTCCGGCTTTCCGTGACAACCTAATGGGGCCACCCCTGCTATTTCTTTCTGTTCGGATCTCCCATTCACTAATCAATTTCATTCACAGAACATGGGAAGGCCTTGAAAGAGGTCATCTTATGGGCCACTCCACGTCAAGTCTAACTTCCCCAGCATAATGGGTTTTAGCCATTTTGGCCCCTTGACTAGCCAGTTTGACTCAAGCTCATAATATATACCGTAAAACACTCCTAAGTTTTAGTCTGTTGAGTTTCTTTTTGCTTCATTGTACTATCTTTAACTGCAATAACTGCAATGTAGATCGTCAATCGTTTAACTTCCCAGTTCTGTACCGCCTTTTACTTTTAGTTCCGAGCACAATGAAAACTCCAGATCACACACCGTCTCCCTTCTTATGATTTAGGGCCTCAAAAGTTTCAGCAATAATCCATAGACAAGGTCGTTTGCATCTATTCTTTGATGTTTCAACCATTCAAACGATGTTTCTTGAGATCTGCGTTATCCTCAGTTGTTTCTTGTGCTAGGGAGATGTACGATGAACCATCCAATTCTTTAGGGATGTTTACGATGAATCATCCAATTAATGGTGAATGTGTTGTTAGCTGAATTGGTTGGGAAATGATTTTCTTCATTTAAGGCGCATCTAATGAGTTAGCCGAATGTAGATATAAAGGGCATAATGTACTAGTGACTGTACTAGTTGAAATGAGGCAATTGGAGGCTGAATTCTTCGGTCTACAACACTGCAGAAAGTTGAAGAGGACAGATGGATTGGACTGACTTAGTTAGCAATGTGAAGCAACTAATTTCCGGAGTATTTGGTGGATGTCGGTTTTTTGAGACAGAAACGTAGCATAAATGCCAACGCTTGGCCGGGGGGTGGTTACCTGCTACTCTACTACTCCATAACTCCTCCCGTCTCCGTCCTCAAACTAAACTGGCTTCATGGTCACCTTGTTTTTACAAGACCTATGCTACACTTAAGCTCTTGCCACAAAAAGAGGTAAAAGAGAGTTGTCTTGAACAAACAGTTAGGCCACAACCACAACCACAACCAAAAATAGAAAAGGTAAACTGAGCATCTGTACCAAAACAGATAAAAGTAGATTCTACAAGTGAAAGAGTGGAAACTAACCACCTCACATAAATAGTACCGTTTTAATGAAAAGTTAAGATAATGTATACAACATCGGATACTTGAACtagttcattaaaaaaaaaaaaaagtcctgaAAAGGAGTGTGTCACGTCCAATCTTCACCTAGACAAATCGAGGTACGTTGCTAGGTATCAAAGAAGTGACACCGCCGAAGCTCTCATTTTACAGATTAAGAGAATCCTCGAATTGGTATCCAAAGAACTGAAGAATCTATGGTATCCAAGACGACGCTAAGCTGTCCTCATACGAGCGCTGTACAAGATCTTTTGTTCTGTGTAGAATAGAATTAGGGAAAGTATTCATTTTCAATGATAGAAATGTGCCTAAATTCAGTTTCAGATAGCAAAGGTAACAGACAACAAAGACCAGTTTACACAAGTAACAAACTAATTAATGGTACAAGATGAGCTAATCATGGAAAAGAGACTTGTTTCATTAACCTTTCCTCAGTAACTTGCGCTGTCCGATGCTATATGCTTGCTAATACAATGCACCCAAAACATTTATTCATGTATTGAAAAAGACAGCAACTGATAAATTAAAAATGTGATCATTTATGATGGCATTCGTGAATTTCGACCCAACAATTTGTTCTTTTACTCAAGCAGTAGGTTAAAAAAGGGTTTAGATGCAAATTTTTAGTaacaaaaaggaaacaaaataaaacgCTTTGAACATCAAAAAACATGTACGCAAATTATGAGTTTATCCCCAAATtgaatctttctttcttttttttgttgacTTGTGGGGGGGGGAAAGCCAAATCTACCTTTATCACACTCTGTTCGAAAATAAGAGAAAGTTTACTTGGACTTAAAGCTGTATATGCTCTAAAATCTAAAGTCTGTCAAACATTGTCCCCATCTGATAAAGAATGATTCGTTGAAAAATGCTGGAGAAAATAAAGTACAATAATGTGTACTGGAATGGATAAACTATTCAGCAGGCATTCGTTAAGTTCCATGGAAAGTTGGAAATTTGCACTGTAAATTCTGAGGAAGGTTCCGTAGTGGAAAGAAGACAATATGTTGGGAAGAAAGCAAAAAATTTTTAGAAGAGAGGAAAAGAGGTCCTCGATGTCTTGATCAAAGGCAACAAGGATCAGTAAGGCCGATGCCTATGGCCCCCAACATGCCCTGGAGCTCACACAGTCTTCAAAAACACTCGTGGTCTCCCCAGTCGCCCCCACAAGTCCACATGGCATTGTTTATCAATTTCTTCTgattttccttttccctcttCAAAGTCCCACTTTATATACCCCTCCAATGTCCTCTCATTTCCGCCGCACCACAATCCCTTCTATTCTATTGTTCTTCTAGACTTCTATTGTACACCGGTAGCTAGTAAAAACTAgcctcttctttttctttcctagCTCTCTTGGTCTTTTTCAGTCGCAAATTTTTAGTTAGAAACACCATGGCAATCAGAAAGTCTTCCAACAAATTTTCACAAGCAGCAGTGATCAAGCAAATCATGAAGAGATGTTCAAGCTTGGGAAAGAAACAAGGTTATGATGAAGAAGGGCTTCCTGTGGACGTCCCAAAAGGTCACTTTGTCGTGTACGTTGGGGAAAATAGAACAAGATATATAGTTCCCATTTCATTCTTGACAAGGCCTGAGTTCCAAATCCTTTTACAGAGAGCTGAAGAAGAATTTGGGTTCGATCACGACATGGGACTCACAATTCCTTGCGAAGAAGTCGTCTTTGAATCTTTAACATCAATGCTTAGATAGAGAGAAATTTGGCAGAAGCAGAAGATTATCACGAAGTTAGCTGGGTACTTCATTAATTGTCTCATAATTATGTAATATTAACCTTCTCTGGCTACCTATTCTTTTTAGCTTTTGAGATGTTGTTTATGGCTAACCAGAAACCCAAGCCAGGTTGCATTGTGGGTTTTAGCTAGCTAGATTTGTAAATCTCAAAAGTTCGGAAATTTTCCCTCGCGGTGGTGTTCGATTGTAACTTAATGTGTACCCTGTGAGAGTAACTAATACAGCTATATATCAAGAATCTTTGATTTTGATAGTATCAAGTTGTATAGTATCGTCCGCTTCGAGTTCTTCTGgcagatttttttcttttctttttgtttttcctggcagaaaattttggaaaaataaacGCATAGaaccaaagaaagaagaaaagatggAGTGGTCCCTTTTTTCTTGGGTGGAGTATAGTGTTAAAGAATCGCGGAAATGAACAAAACAGGAGTATAGTAGATATCGTTGGTTGAATCTCCACATCGTTGTCATGCAGAATGTATATGTCGGATTTCAAATGGGTGCTCTTGCTATCTGAGCTGATGCTGGTTGGCTCCTGTTTAATTACTTGTCTCATACGGAAATTCTCCATCGTACCTTCCGGATCACATGCAAGTCCAAATTACTAAAGTAAAAATTGAAGATATGATGACATTTCTGCTTcaccaattttctttttcttttccagtaAGAGATTGGCTTCTTCTTCCCCCCCTCCCTCTCttcctcttttaatttttcattcCATTGTTGTTTCTGCATATCTCGAATAAAGCGTCATAGTCTTGACATTTTTGTTATTCTTCTGGATGGTTGATCTTGAACTTTTCGTACTGTATATCCTACAATGTGTTGCAAATAAATCCGCAACCcgagttccttttttttttttttttttaagaaaaacagaAACATAGAAATTTGTCCAAGTctaaaaggaaaagggaaaaagagtaGTGGCTCCTATAGGACTCTTATTCCATTGCATGGCATTTCATGCAGCCATTTTACCAGTGCAATTTCTGGCTTACTATATCTATATAAAGCCCTTGCCCTTCTTCCACTGAGAAGTTGACCTTGATCGTCATTTAAGTCATGATGGTGCTCCATAACCCAAACTGATCCATGTAGAATTCAAGACAGGTGATGGCCAAGAAAGAGTATGATGGTACTGATTTCCAGAGCCACTTGCTTTTGTTGCAGTGAAAAATTATTATGTTATCTGACTGAGTTTTCTGGGTAAACCTCACACGTTATTTGAGAGATACGGAATCTGTTATCCCTGTTGAATGCAGATCAGATGGATGCAGGTGGTCCCTTAAGCCTCCCATTCAATTATAGCCCTAAAAACAATGGGCCAAAAAATATCCGTACTCACCGGACACTCGCTCACTCCATCACTCATCAGCTCTCAAGGTGCATCCTTATGTGGCTACTGGTTTCTTCCAGGAAATAATTTATAAGTCCCCTCGAAAAATAAGTTACAGGAAAATTGTACGGTCCCTTTAGCTGTGGACCCAATTTCTGAATTTGTATTCGATGACAGTGATCTTTATTGTAAACGATCAAAATTGTTAGTATAGCCTAAGGTTAAAAATACTCGAGGGTATATATACTCGAAAAGGAAATTGCAGAATCTCTCTAAGTAAAATGATTGGAACTCAACATTGGTTGGTTCTTCGAGGAGAAAAGATTATTACGGTACATTTGTTTCATGTAGTATGTTTCACCTTGTAATGTAGATGGATATACATCAGACGGAATACAGGAGATTGTTTCTATTCACTCCCCTGGTCTAAAAGAGATGACATCGTTGTTGAATAATCCTGTTGTGACTATAATTTGTTCAATCTCATGTTCTTGGAAATCCCCCCAAACACACACAAGCGATATATGGGATGAGGGGCAGAATGACCGCTCCTGAGCTGTTTACGGCCAGATTTTCGTCAAAAAAAATGTACGCTCCAGATTACTTCTTATATCTCGATTTTCACAACATGTGTGAAGTTCACAAAATTTTGTATTAAAGTTACATGTTGTGCAAACAAAATTACGTCGTGTGCAAATAAAGTTACGCGGTatgcaaaatgcacaaaattgCTGCCCCTTGTCCCGATATATGACATCAAAATGGGTCTACAAAAGTTGCGGAGAAATTTGCTGGTGTAGGAGGAATTATAATGGAGCTGGCGCGGTGGCGCCCATGAATTAGCTGAGTATTCCAGAAATGTTTGTGATGGGGAAGGATGGTGGAATGATCGATCCACCAGCTAGCAGTGTACGCTCGGTCGTCTTATCCTGAAAGATTCCAAAATTCAAATTAACCacgattatttttttttgaaaaaaaaaaggacaacaTCTATATTATCCTATTTTGCAGAAGAAATTCAATCGGGTTGTACAAGGAGCTAAACGAAAGATAGATACATCTAAACTAATGGGGTGTTTTGGCacatttttttgtattttttaaacTGTAGTGTGCAAGATTTGAATTCTGATCTACATCTTAAAGAGGAATTTTAAATCTGTTTTGGTAGCTAACTTGTCTAAGACAAGTTGGTTAACCATGATTGTTTGatttccaaaaaagaaaaagaaaaagaaaaaattcaatGTTTGTTTCAccttctatctctctctctttttgcaGCCTTATATCATATTGTCATTTAGCTTTCACAAAATCGGATGTTacggtttgtttggattgagcattatttccccaattttatttgcttacatcatcattacaatttccaatacacctttttatctttccaattacctttttatctcacatacatcacatcacaaaaagtgctacagtagaAATATTCCAAATAACTTACCATCCAAACAAACTTGCAATTGCAAATTAAGAGTTTGGGATGATCAGTTATTCGAGATTTGACTCGTCTTCGTACGgcttaattaatttaattgtACGATATGCTCCTAAGTTGGtgccaaaattttcacattACGCATTTCGTGGTTGGAAGGGATCAAGGCAATTTATTTGTACAATGCTGATTGTGCATAGAACTGCTGAATTCAACCATATCTCAAACTCCCCAAATGTTTAGATACCCTCTGCATGCACGGCGATGATGTCTCCAACAAAATCTTTATATCCATTTTCAACAATTTGATTAGCCTCAAAATAAGTTTATAAGTAAGAATGCAGAAGCATTATATGTTGTCACCTTAACAACAGCTGGTTTTCACCATGTCTCTATCTCGGACTAACCTAAGCAGGTGGTAGAGAACTtgttcagtttttttttttttgtcgacacaggggtgtccgggtcaatccttacgagGCCCGACTAATTCCCTGCGATCCGGGCCCGCGCCCCAACCCGGCCCAAGCACGATATGTGCGCGGAGGAATCCATCAGAGCAGAGACTCGAACTCAGGACCTTAGGGGTCACCGGTTGGAAGTGCTACCGCTGGACCATTCACGCGGGGACTTGATCAGTTTGTTTCTTGTGAGCAAAACATATTTCCTCTGCCCATCACCGTCACTAGCCGGAAAAATTTTGGATGTGGCCTTCCTTGCGGTATTTTACCCTTTCTATACTAAGCAGAGAAATTCATATATGTCCTTGGTATTTGATATCCATACAAAGTATCTGTGCTGGATCGAATTTTGGAAAGTTGAGATGGAGCTAGTACTGATATTATCTTCATATGCTGTTGAGGCCAAGAAAACTTGAATTTTCTGGTAATTTTGATACCATAAAGTTTGCCACCGAACCCATGGGGTGGCTTTATCATCTACTGCTATTTTTAAATCCTTCTCAGGGTTCA
It contains:
- the LOC113749354 gene encoding auxin-responsive protein SAUR50 produces the protein MAIRKSSNKFSQAAVIKQIMKRCSSLGKKQGYDEEGLPVDVPKGHFVVYVGENRTRYIVPISFLTRPEFQILLQRAEEEFGFDHDMGLTIPCEEVVFESLTSMLR